TAGGATGGTAGAGTACTGTAATTATTATGGACCATGAGCTTGCTTGAACTATCAGAATGATCTTTTGCAACTTATGTAGCTCTTACGGACACTCAGCTTGCTGTTTCAACCATCGGAATGATCCTTTGAAACAAATCCTGTTTGAACTATCGAAATGATTCATTCAAAAAAATGTAGTTCTTACCCTTTCAAAAGTTCACaattcaaaaaatcaaaaaacaAAAGGATTCATTTTCAAAAATCAATCGAAACAAGAATCAGTTTGTGATTCAAAACCTCTATCAATGCCATGTTATCAAACTTATTCTAGTGAAACATATCTCAATTAAAAACCAAACAGGACTCCGTTTTCAAGTCCAAACTATATTTACTTCAAATTTACCTAAACACACACTTGTGCACCGATTAACATAAAAACCGTGCCTCCCTAACCAAGGAAGATTATCAATTGAAAAAACCGTTTTCACAAAAAGGCACGACCATGCATCTGCTGAGTGTTCTACCGTTTACACAACTACTTTCACAGCCAAAGATGGATCACGCAGGCAGCACGAAACGAATAAAAAAATATAATGAACAAGAGAAGTGAAAATCTTAAAAAAACAGATAAAGCAAACCCCTGTTTCCGAAATTCTACGCCTGGAACCGCCGCGTGACTAGCAACTGCTCTTTGGCGGTTTCCTTTTTTGCACAACAAAAGAACCCTTTCACTTTTCCGACTCCATTTCATCCTCTTCCTCGAAAGTTTCTCGCCGGCCGCAGTTCACCACCGCACACCTCCAGCCATGGACGACGGGAAACTAACAACACTCACCGAACACATCACTGCCCATGGTACAACCGTGCTCgaggtggtgtacaccaacgacccaaGGACCGTGGAGCGGATCATCAAAAAGTACGAAGAATGGCTAAAGGAGGAGAAGAACAAGTTCGTCGGCCTCGACCTCGAGTACACACGTAAGAGCAGTTACATACGACAAGGGATCGCCATCGTCCAACTTGCCATGCGCGAGCATGTCCTTGTATACCACTACTGCAGATCCGAGCGCTCCCAGGCGTTAGTTGACTTCCTGCAACGGAAAGCGGTAACTTTCACTAGCGTCGATACCAGGAACGACAAGACCATGCTTGCCCGCGCATGGATCAAAATTCTAGACGAGCACCACGTCGACCTCCAGAGGCTATTCTGCATCAAGGGTGGTGGAGAAAGGGACTCCATGGGTGACCTTTCagcggccatcatcgacccctcaTACAAGAACATGAAGAAATCATTCCCAAAGGAGAAGCACCAGTTCTGGGACTGGAAGCCACTTTCCCCGATACACCTTGAGTATGCGGCAAAGGACGGGTATGTTAGCTACGAGTTGTACCATAGAATCCTAACCATCAAGAACGGGCTACGTCACCTCCACCAACAACCAATGAAAGAAAGACTCCGCCCACGTAAGAGCAATGACGAGGgatcttccagcggctggaagcGCCGGAAGGGAAACAGTGGTTGGTAAATTGCGAGAAAATGGATGTCTACATTAAACTAGTAGGAACTACTATTATCATAATTTGGATTGTATGAACCTATGTTGTAAATATGTTTGTTGTTGCTCAAAGATGCTGTGTGTATTGTATTACTATTTTACGTTTGAACTTTGAACACAGTGGTGTGCTCATGTACAAATGCATACTACGTTTTGCATGTCTAAATGCAATTAGTAAGTTATGTTCCAGTACTGAGCAAGCATATATTGTATCCATGATTATAGAACGAGAGATATCTCGCACGATATTGTATTATAATTTTCATACTCAACCTTTACAAGATGCATCGTGCATTTACAAGAATATGTGATGATATCGTTGTAAACTTTCAGTACAATGCTTATTAAACATTGGCGTGAACAATTCATAAATATTGCAGAAGATCATTTGGTACACAGTCACAAGCGACGAGAACTTTGTTACTTTAACCACGTTGAAAAAAAATCCTTGCCTCCATTTCACATCAAACACCGCTCCGTCCATTCAGAACATCCTTGCTATTGCACACAGGTTCCTCTCCGTACACCAGTTCTGCACGATGCCACAAAACTACACTACTGTGTGCAACTGACCTATGTACAAGCGTGGCTCACTAAGTGTCTACTCAATCCATGCCTGTGGTGTCACGCACCCGTGACCCTAGAGACTTCACACCTATGCATCCACAACCGAGCCCCTCTAACCAGATATTCGGACCGATGCCTCTACTGCCGTACATCTGTGCCTCTAGAATCTTGACAGCAGCAAGAGGGTTCAAAACCGTGCCTCCACATAACCGTGCTTGTACTGACTGCACTTCCGTGCCTCTATTTGCTTGATCAATGTGCCTCACATGAAACGCATAGTAACTCTACGTGCTCCGCACGCGTGATCGCCAATGCAACTTTGGTGCTGCACAGACGCGTCTCTTAGTATACCCGTACCTCCACAACCGTGCTTGTACTGACACTAGtggaaaaagggtcatctgtcccggttggtaagggccatctgtcccggttgttgaaccgggactaaagggtcattactaatgccctaggcctttagtcccggttcttatgcaaaccgggacagatgggcctccacgtggccgctccgGCAAGCCccggcaggagggcctttggtcccggttggtagcaccaaccgggaccaataggcatccacgcgtcagcatttcagggcccggggtttttgttttttgttttttaaagggggggttgggggttttggggggtaaTTTAGGTTGGTAtaggtagctaatagagagatgtgtcctctcttatctccgtgctactgctactgctatgcctaaacatgacttagattgaagtgaggcaacatgcgatgcatgtcaaaagtactactaatcctaacttgatcaagtttggattgtactactttcgacatgcaccacatgcatgttgccttcacttcaatccaatccatgttcatttcatccacagatatataataactcttcatgctcgcatcatgcatcatcataataacaagtcctactaatcatcatacaacttctactcgttattaataacaagtcatacgatcatcaaactgatagtcatcgaaccaaccctactttgTTCTTAGCACaagatcatcagtattaggtaggacctaagtaccctctttaaggtaaaatagcataaaacaatatagaccctgacaatccattatggagaatggagatcatcctgtctccaattcctgcgcttcgcttccttttgcttccaagaacctccttacgactgtccatacattttttccatttattgattagcatgtctccacttctttgagaaatccggtatggacagttgagattcgtaggatgacctggatatatgttcaaaacacgaaggctgccattttaatacatcaaatgaggcacacaatcctctgggattctctgttgaaaaaatagtaataacttcatagttagcaatgatgtactagttttagaaatatgcaaaagatgcacggatgtcgtaatagtaaaatatcttaccagggtatctccatggtagttaccgtagttcaacacatgcactagtggcacgtactgaccataatgttgaggagtttgattgtagatattgtaattctcaatatcattacaaaatccgaccagatgatttttctcctgataagttaattcggagccatcggtgtagtgggttttgtctaccatgttcggcacattgtttgaacaatcaaaataagctgtcaatggaaataagccactagtagaaaacaggggattggttcggccctcgtaataccattaatcccggttcgctcacgaaccgggaccaaaggaggcaactgtcccggttcgtgagcccagggggccggcctggccacgtcggccactggtcccggttccacgcacgaaccgggaccaatgcgcctcgcccctggcccatgaccagttgtcccggtttgtgccacaaaccgggactaaagggttggtcctcgttgcggtcagagtttagtcccacctcgccaaccgaaaggcgctcacaccggtttataagcccgtccctctctgccttgttgagctcctctcaaaatgaaaatagatgcccttatacagggaatttgacatAAATTCAGAGTGAATTTCtttgaaattcatagaaatttattatgaatttaggttgaattctctctataggcgcatctatgctcatttttttatgttggggttggcgatctttacagactttttgtgtgttgaatatgcatcattcaaaatcagtctctgctttgaatggttaattttgaacacacaaaaagtctggagttcaaataagttcaagaaaatgtaatccccttgtaacagatgagtttccgtatgaaatcctgatactttgaaagagattgtccgttttgtacacgaagtgcatccagtttttgccataaccctctcaactttcttgcacatgctatgtggatgaaatgatgataccatgccaactttcaaccttttcagagttcatttgaaatgcttttcaattttagggtcttatagctcaaaataattagtaaatgcatgaataataacaaaagaagtgagaaaggattgaaaaatgatgatgtggctttggatggtgcattttgaacacacaaaaagtcaggagttcaaataagttttaaaaaatgaaatccctttgtaacagacgagtttccgtatgaaatcctgatactttgaaagagattgtccgttttgtacacgaagtgcatccagtttttgccgtaaccctctcaactttcttgcacatgctatgtggatgaaatgatgataccatgccaactttcaaccttttcagagttcatttgaaatgcttttcaattttagggtcttatagctcaaaataattagtaaatgcatgaaaaataagaaatgaagtcagaaaggattgaaaaatgatgatgtggctttggatggtgcattttgaacacacaaaaagtcaggagttcaaataagtttaaaaaaatgaaatccctttgtaacagacgagtttccgtatgaaatcctgatactttgaaagagattgtccgttttgtacacgaagtgcatccagtttttgccataaccctctcaactttcttgcacatgctatgtggatgaaatgatgataccatgccaactttcaaccttttcagagttcatttgaaatacttttcaattttagggtcttatagctcaaaataattagtaaatgcatgaaaaataacaaatgaagtcagaaaggattgaaaaatgatgatgtggctttcaatggtgcattttgaacacacaaaaagtcaggagttcaaataagtttaaaaaatgaaatccctttgtaatagacgagtttccgtatgaaatcctgatactttgaaagagattgtccgttttgtacacgaagtgcatccagtttttgccgtaaccctctcaactttcttgcacatgctatgtggatgaaatcatgataccatgccaactttcaaccttttcagagttcatttgaaatgcttttcaattttagggtcttatagctcaaaataattagtaaatgcatgaaaaataagaaatgaagtcagaaaggattgaaaaatgatgatgtggctttgaatggtgcatttttaacacacaaaaagtcaggagttcaaataagtttaaaaaatgaaatccctttgtaatagacgagtttccgtatgaaatcctgatactttgaaagagattgtccgttttgtacacgaagtgcatccagtttttgccgtaaccctctcaactttcttgcacatgctatgtggatgaaatgatgataccatgccaactttcaaccttttcagagttcatttgaaatgcttttcaattttagggtcttatagctcaaaataattagtaaatgcatgaaaaataagaaatgaagtcagaaaggattaaaaaatgatgatgtggctttgaatggtgcattttgtacacacaaaaagtcaggagttcaaataagttttaaaaaatgaaatccctttctaacagacgagtttccgtatgaaatcctgatacttggaatgagattgtccgttttgtacacgaagtacatccagtttttgccgtaaccctctcaactttcttgcacatgctatgtggatgaaatgatgataccatgccaactttcaaccttttcagagttcatttgaaatgcttttcaattttagggtcttatagctcaaaataattagtaaatgcatgaaaaatggtgcatgaaaaataacaaataaaataaataagtaattagaaacaaaataatataaactttattaaaatatataagtagaaacaaaataaaataagttttaataaaatttatgaaactaaaattaacaaagtattttctgttcaaaacattataagaaacctctagtattattgatactaaaatcatataaaattgatgcaactaaaattatcgaagtattttctgttcagaatcattaaaagcaaaaagaattttcataaagaactctttttgatagaaactttaatagcaaaaataattatcataaagtaaaataaataagtaattagaaaacaaaataaaataaaataaaataagttttttgttttaagtagaaacaaaacaaaataaataaatcaaaaaagaaaacaaaaaacaggcaaaaaataaaaaaaatatgccacctactgggccaccacggcctgaatacgactagaaacccatcgatgggccagaATTCAGGCCGGCAGAAGGCCCAGtaagcccatcaggcatagcagtgacaattaggcccgtaagcctgcaatggagaggagctcgagaggggtgcggcagtggggcttataaaccactgcgtgCCCCTGTCAACTAGCGAGGtaggactaaactttcgacgtgggcgcagcagcacaaggcctttggtcccggttggtggcaccaaccgagactaaaggtgtgcattggtaccggttcgtggcgccAACCCGTACCAAtgccacccctttagtcccggttggtgccaccaaccgggaccaaaggggccgttggtcccggttggtgcgacgaaccgggaccaaagcctttcCTATATAAGAAACACTTGGAGAAAATTCAGAATTTCATCGCTAGTTGCCCCTGACGACGCCGACCTCCTCGACGCCGCAAGGCTGcaccgccgtcgcccgtgcccccgagcccacgccgaagccgtccgccgcccccgagcccacgccgacgccgtccgccacccacgccgtcgccctctGCCACCCCCGAGCACGCCCGGCCACGCCCCTGCGCCACGACCCGCCCCCACCGTGGCCGTCCCcgacgccctcgccgcccccgccgtcgccctcgccggCCGCCCCCGATGTGAGCCACCACCGCCACGGCTCAGTTCAGTGCTTTTTTTCATATAATGTGTATTATTTTTTTGGTCATTgcatttttttcatatatatataatgtatatatgtatgtggtagctatatgatgaatggatgtggctatgtatgtatgaatataatgttcatagcatttttttgtttatatatgtttttttcatatatgtgttaattttttatttaggttagtgcattttaggttagtgtAGAGGAAAAAGTAAAATTAGTAAGTACTACTTGATTTTAGGTTAgcgcttagtagttgaactagttgatttaatgaaactactttattttactatatatagaagtagtttatttttagtaagtactactttattttatttatagtaagtgcttagtagttgaactagtttatttaataaaactaatttattttactatatgttgaagtagtttgtttttagtaagtactactttattttatttatagtaagtgcttagtagctAGTTGAAccagttgatttaataaaactactttattttactatatatagaagtagtttatttttagcaagaaaattaatagaactagtttattttattagttaaagcaattattcccgcatcgacgtcgacgatgccaatcccgcatccacgtcgtcgactcggcggaggaggccggcttgatcagaggggccatgtccgggactgggctccggcGGGCTGGTTCtaggaggtgctaccttccggggggcgtaggttggtgacgagccagcccgtcgttgacccgttccttgtttggtggcggtcgcgtgggccagtgacggtgccgaggttttcggacaccgcggaggtggtacgtcaccgtgttagtgaggaggaccagcacgtccgtcgctacatggttgcgttggagggcaggttcgacaatacctggcaggttcttcaaggatctcactggagctatgatcctgtgatggttccttccctttgggtgtccaccgcccgcgtcGATACCCGTcaggcgctacggttctagctgtactggcgatatgtatgatagtattcgaggtgtattagtgataatattcgacgatctACGGACGCATGGacatgatgtagttttgcttataattgaatgcatcctaatttgaatactactttattttgtgatttgattttgcttattgaatgctcaaattggaaaactactcctactttgaatgctaaaattggagagcactatgcaaggcgtatgcatatgattagttgatagcttatagggtttttgttttcgcagaaatctaggagcccccctccatcatccccgccgtcgtccccatcacagaccccctccgacctcgaggtgagaccagccacgaaccggttttagaaagataattaaacgatatttcgggttgactttaagtctattgagtctccaccatatatgaaaggacgaagaatcccgactgttgtcgtggggctagcttctccttcgttcccgtgtgctagacaatttggtgtaatgcactcgggaacgaaaggaaggagctaccatcaccgacggtcggaaatgtctgagaggaatcagtgagggagagttccaccatatatatatgagaggatgaagaatcccgactgttgtcgtgggggtcgcttctccttcgttcccgtgtgctagacattttggtgtaatgcactcggggacaaatggaagagcgaccatcaccaacggtcgaatgtatacaccacgtgagctgagggttttcaagaaaagactcgacaaaccgatagtca
This sequence is a window from Aegilops tauschii subsp. strangulata cultivar AL8/78 chromosome 7, Aet v6.0, whole genome shotgun sequence. Protein-coding genes within it:
- the LOC141027527 gene encoding uncharacterized protein; protein product: MDDGKLTTLTEHITAHGTTVLEVVYTNDPRTVERIIKKYEEWLKEEKNKFVGLDLEYTRKSSYIRQGIAIVQLAMREHVLVYHYCRSERSQALVDFLQRKAVTFTSVDTRNDKTMLARAWIKILDEHHVDLQRLFCIKGGGERDSMGDLSAAIIDPSYKNMKKSFPKEKHQFWDWKPLSPIHLEYAAKDGYVSYELYHRILTIKNGLRHLHQQPMKERLRPRKSNDEGSSSGWKRRKGNSGW